DNA from Xanthomonas hyacinthi:
CCAGAGTGGCGGCGACGTGGCGTTGACCATCGACGAACTGTTCGGCCAGCGCAGCTTCGCCGAAGCGCAGGCGGTGGAACCCGGCGACCTGGCGCAGGGCCGCTACGCGCATTTCGTCGATCGCGCGTTCCGCGGCGACAGCCACGACTGGGGCGTGTTCTCGCTGTCGCTGCTGTCGCGTACACCCGAATTCCGTCAAGCCGCCGCCTGAGCGCGCGGCCTGCCTTCGCATCGAAGATCGAGGTCGAATCATGAGTACTGCAGCGGACGCCCCCAAGGCCAGCAAGCTTGGCAGCGTGGGGACGAGTTTCTGGCTGGGCCTGCTGGCGCTGTCGCTGATCGTGTTCGGCGCCAATACCGGCGTGGCCACCTGGCAGGGCAATCGCCTGGCCGGCGCCAGCACCGGCGCGGCCGACCTGCAGGTGCTGTCGCAGCAGCTGGCCAACCAGGGCCGCGATGCGGTGTCCGGCAACGCGGCCACCTACAGGGAATTCAAGCAGACCAAGGCACGGGTGGTGAGTACCGTCGCCGGACTCAACGCACGCTACGCCAACGAGACCGGCATCGCCGGCCCGCTGGCCGAGCTCAACCGCACCTGGACCCCGCTGGGCAAGAACGCGCAGCAGGTGGTGGACAGCGAGCCGGCGGTGCTGGCGCTGGCCGGCAACGCCGAGCGCTTCGTCGGCGGCGTGCCGCAGTTGCAGGCGCAGCTCAACGAAGTGGTGCGCGCGATGACCGTCGGCGGCGCCCCCGCCGCGCAGATCTACAACACCCTGCAGCAGGTGGTGGTGGCCGGCACCATGGCCCGTCGCGTCACCGAGATGCGGGCGGGCGGCAGCGGCGCGGCCAGCGCCGGCGATGCGCTGGCGCGCGATTCGGTGGTGTTCGGGCAGATGCTCGAGGGCCTGCGCAACGGCAACGAGGAGCTGGGCATCGCGCCGGTGCGCAACGCCGCCGCGCTGGCCGCGCTGGAGCAGTCGCAGGCGCAGTGGGCGGAAATGAAGAAGGACCTGGACGCGCTACTGGCCAGCTCGCGCAGCCTGTTCGCCGCGCAGTCCTCGGCCGCGGCGCTGACCGCCGGCTCGGACCAGATGCTCGACGACAGCAAGACGCTGTTCGACGCGTTCTCCGCGTTCGGTTCCACCCGCGACACCCGCCTGTTCCCGAACTTCTGGCTGGGCGTGGTGTCCGGCCTGCTGGCGCTGCTGTCGATCATCGGCTTCGTCTGGACCTCGGTGCGCAGCCGCAGCCGCGAGCAGGAGATCCGCTACCAGACCCAGGTCGAATACAACAGCCGCAACCAGCAGGCGATCATGCGCCTGCTCGACGAAATCAGTTCGCTCGGCGAAGGCGACCTGACCGTCAAGGCCTCGGTCACCGAGGACATGACCGGCGCCATCGCCGACGCGATCAACTA
Protein-coding regions in this window:
- a CDS encoding methyl-accepting chemotaxis protein, with protein sequence MSTAADAPKASKLGSVGTSFWLGLLALSLIVFGANTGVATWQGNRLAGASTGAADLQVLSQQLANQGRDAVSGNAATYREFKQTKARVVSTVAGLNARYANETGIAGPLAELNRTWTPLGKNAQQVVDSEPAVLALAGNAERFVGGVPQLQAQLNEVVRAMTVGGAPAAQIYNTLQQVVVAGTMARRVTEMRAGGSGAASAGDALARDSVVFGQMLEGLRNGNEELGIAPVRNAAALAALEQSQAQWAEMKKDLDALLASSRSLFAAQSSAAALTAGSDQMLDDSKTLFDAFSAFGSTRDTRLFPNFWLGVVSGLLALLSIIGFVWTSVRSRSREQEIRYQTQVEYNSRNQQAIMRLLDEISSLGEGDLTVKASVTEDMTGAIADAINYAVDELRHLVTTINDTSAKVAISTEETQATALQLAEAAGHQAEQIGSASERINEIAASIEQVSRNSSESAEVAQRSVVIAAEGAGVVRETIQGMDQIRDQIQETSKRIKRLGESTQEIGSIVELINDISEQTNILALNAAVQAASAGEAGRGFALVADEVQRLAERTSGATRRIEGLVQTIQADTNEAVSSMEQTTSEVVSGARLAEDAGTALTEIERVSNALNNLIKNISIAAHQQSAAATDITQTMEVIRRITGQTSQGAEQTADSIGRLAQLAADLRRSVADFKLPA